A window of the Gossypium arboreum isolate Shixiya-1 chromosome 2, ASM2569848v2, whole genome shotgun sequence genome harbors these coding sequences:
- the LOC108481463 gene encoding chaperone protein dnaJ 11, chloroplastic-like — protein sequence MLSSLYISTSLSVSPISPPSTSRSKFRPPRSAATYTSQQQKGSTNGYLSRQGMATCTSLYEVLGIPVGASNEEIKSAYRRLARVCHPDVAAIDRKDSSAHEFMKIHAAYSTLSDPQKRAVYDSKLVWRNQRPLTSVSRVSGYRGRSWETDQCW from the coding sequence ATGCTCTCTTCTCTTTATATCTCAACCTCTCTTTCCGTTTCCCCGATTTCTCCGCCGTCTACTTCCCGCTCCAAATTCCGGCCACCTCGCTCCGCCGCTACTTACACTTCGCAACAACAGAAAGGATCGACGAACGGTTACCTAAGCCGTCAAGGAATGGCGACGTGCACGTCGTTGTACGAAGTTCTAGGGATTCCCGTCGGTGCTTCGAACGAGGAAATCAAATCGGCGTACCGCCGATTGGCTAGAGTTTGCCATCCAGACGTGGCGGCAATCGATAGGAAAGATTCGTCGGCGCACGAGTTCATGAAGATCCACGCGGCGTACAGTACCTTATCGGATCCACAAAAACGAGCCGTTTACGATAGTAAGCTTGTATGGAGAAACCAACGGCCGTTGACTTCGGTTTCTAGGGTTTCAGGATATAGAGGGAGGAGTTGGGAGACCGATCAGTGCTGGTAA